The following DNA comes from Nicotiana sylvestris chromosome 10, ASM39365v2, whole genome shotgun sequence.
aatgcgaaggtcctaTTTTCCTGAAGAGTTCGCAAATGGGAGTCCTGTTTTGCAATTCCCAAGCCTgaagaggtcggggttcgcaattcacAATTCCGAtatctgagacctgcaacttttatacttatacgattttaacccatttttcacatcttttcaaaacacaaactccttagGGCGATTtaccaagaacaactcttcttccaaatcgattgtaagttaattttaactcatttccttcaatcattagcATCTTTTAAcctgatttcaacttaaaatcaatgattttcatggagaaaattgagtgttttgggtagaacttaggtgtttcaaaaattgggaatttcgacctcgatttgaggtccaatttcaaaacaaatcatatatttgggttcgtgggggaatgtgtaatcagattttggttcgaaactcgggttttgaccatgtgggcctgggggcaatttttgacttttgggtaaaactttggaaaactcattttcatgcattggggttgattcatttagcgtttattgatataattaagtaacttgtggctagattcgagcgaattggtggtggaatcaaggggtaaagctataattgaagcgtaaattgtgttcgtggcatcaagataagtgtttggtctaaccttagcttgagggattaggagttatgtcctaattgctatttgtttcttgttgagtacgacgtataggcatggtgataaatatctatacgttggtgtaaagcatgaccgtgagtcttatattgtgtgattttcatgacttcattttattattcatgccttggtgaagatttctattgttgtgtaaagtttgtggaaataattgtgacctatgaacattgaagagtgttggctcaagttgtataacgaattgtgaaaatATAAGTGATATTGAACCTCATTGTTgtggcgtgaaacccgatccacatataatattgatgcagcgtacaacccgatccatatatagtattgttgtgacgtgcaacccgatccacatataatattattgcggcgtgcaacccgatccacatatatattaTTGCAATTATGatgagagtcccgacaagggatgaATAAGGTCTACACTACCCCAACAAGGGATTCGACAGCATGAGTaattacatcccggcaagggagaaacagctataacgaaacttgttacaacatcaaACTACCTCAACTATAATCAAACTTGTTACAATATCTAACTACCTCATCTATAACCAAACatgtttcaacatctaactaccttagctataaccaaacttgttcccaAAGAATAACAAGAATCCttacccaacacaaagaatcatcaacctaagcatccgtaatatcaattaagaacacaatacAAGGGAACCATAATTCAACAATAGCCCGaaaagggggcaacataatgatctcttctcttcctcacttttacttcacaattcactttacaactcgagtcaatgctctaggaatagagtcatttatgaaaattgtgcatttgctcgtttcgtttgtatcgtatagatcatgccaaaagaaagaaaggatagccttaacatacctggactgATTcttttgacaatccctctaaAATACGTCAATCGCGACTAAACACGTGACAGCGAGATCAAAATAGGGAataatccgtatgatattcttgagaaagattacaccgGATTCCCTTATAATTGCCAAATCTCACGTTCTTACGATgccatgattttttttttttgaaattgatATATGTATCTCTCTTAAGATTTCAAATCTCTCTTTAATGGATACATGTCTTAAGAATGCCAAATCTCTTTGTTATGGATATATGTCAAAAGAATGCCAAATCTCTCGTTCTTatcatggatcgggttgcacgccgcaacaatgatatatgtggatcgggttgcacgccacaacaatgatatatgtggatcgggttgtacgtcgcaacaatgatatatgtggatcgggttgcacgccacaacagtgataaatgatacggatcgggttgcacgccgcaacaatgttattatATATCGAGACCGGGTTACGCGCCACAACAATTATTGATACAAGTGTGATTAGATTGGATAtatgtttcttttgttttgctaTGAATTCTAAGCCGCCCTTAGACCATTACTCTTGATTTACTATTATACTTGTATACCCtcgtagcatgtaccccctcccatctttacttgcttattcctgctttactttccgctgtatattatataactacacaggtttatttggtagtctggtcctagcttcgtcactacttcgccgaagttaggctaggcacttaccagcacatggggtcggttgtgctaatactacactctgtactcttttatgcagaccccagtgttgtagacttcagaCCATAGTATGATTGCTGATTCTTGTTCATCATGCGACCCGAgatagtcttgcaggcgtccgcaggtcttaacatctccttctatctacttttTCTGTTTCTTACATATATTTCCagagacaatgttgtatttatttctttcagacctttatatgtagtattcttagaccgtctgtgaaactgtgacaccagttctaggtagtcgaaactcaaacagttgtattggattcatATTCAGAAAtgtttattgtttttcttccgctTTTGGTAAATTCCGTTGTATAAAGGTTAATGCTTCATAATTGTTTACAGAATGTAAAATGTATAAAAAGGATATATGTTCaatagtcggcttgcctagctcgcattagtaggcgccatcacgactcctgatggtgaaaaatctgggtcgtgacataaataaatgaattatcaaaacaataatttggaaaatatttattggggattttatggataaaaggggagaaaataaatcaattcaaacccttaaaattatggaaaaaattataaaaaccttgtgcatgcttatatatatgctatttttaagGTATttgtgcatatttaaaatatataggaaaaaattgggtatcaacactgaaTATGGAACTAACTAAGGATCTTAACATGTGTCAGAAGACCGGAAAAAAGTCCTTAGCCACTTATACGAAGAAccgcttgtatatatatatatatatatatatatatatatatatatatatatatatatatatatatatatatatatatatatatatatatatatatatatatatatatatatatatatatatatatatatatatatatatatatatatatatatatatatatatatatatatatatatatatatatatatatatatatatatatatatatatatatatatatatatatatatatatatatatatatatatatatatatatatatatatatatatatatatatatatatatatatatatatatatatatatatatatatatatatatatatatatatatatatatatatatatatatatatatatatatatatatatatatatatatatatatatatatatatatatatatatatatatatatatatatatatatatatatatattatatggaCTTGGAAAATAGTCTACTTTAATATTCATAAATTAGTCAAAAGTAGAACAACTTTCCAATGAAATATCATACAGTATTCAAATAATTAGGAACATTTGACTATGCATTAGCGATAAAATGATTTACTCTCTTATTAGTATAAATTACCTACTGTTTTTTTGCGTACCTAACTTGAAAAACTTGCCATAGATGAACGTGAATTGAACCTTTTATTAACCGTAATTTCTTTAGTAGTTGTAGTGGTGATATAACTATTATAATTATTGATATTATTCATATTCATACATATTTTTGAGATGGTTAGAGTGACAACTGGTGACAGTTGTGAAGTTGAAAGCTTAGAGATTCACAAAGTTAGTTAGGTGACAACTGTGTAGTGTAGAAgagttagttaattagttagtgGTGTAGATGTTAATTATATATACCCATGTGTACATCGTATTAGCTCAATTAGCCATTGTAATCTTTTACATTCTCTGCAATTAAGATTTGATTTCTTCcagaatcttcttcttcttcttcttctttttcattcgATTCGATCTAAGCTTCAATTCTCTATCCTTTAATGGTGGAATAGAGCTTGAGCGAATCGATCGAGGTCAGAGTAAATTCAATTTAGCTCTTGTGAAGCTAATTCTGTTAGTTCGTCGAAGTTTTCTTTTGAGTTTTTCTTACGCTTAACAATGGCGACTTTAGACATTGACAATCCTAGACATCCATTATTCCTATAACCGTCAGACAATCCTAGCAATGCGATCATATCGATTTAGCTAGAAGAAACTGAAAACTATTTAGTTTAGAGCAATGTCATGGTGCTTGCATTGAGAGCAAAGAGGAAATTAGAGTTCATTGATGGAAGTTGCACAAAATCTCAATTCACCATAGATCTGGGCGAGGACTGGGAGCGAGTCAATACAACAGTGTTGGCATGGATTATGAATATTGTATCTTCAGAATTGATTACTAGATTGTGTATGCTGAAAATGCTCACGAGGTTTGGTTGGACCTTGAGGATCGATTAAACAAGGTCAATAGTTCTCGAGTCTACAATCTCTAATGAGAGATAGTTTCAATTTCTCAAGGTACCTCTAGTATCTCTGTTTAACACTCTAGGTTGAAGTCATTATGGGATGAATATGGCTCTCTTATACCCTCACTTCTTGTTACTGCTAGAACAGGAGATTTTATTGAATATTTAGAACAACAAAAGATTTTTCAATTCTTAATGGGATTAAATGAATCATATGAGGCAATTAGAAGTCAAATTCTGTTGCAATCTCCATCAGTTTCGGTTAGTCGTGCCTTTGCAATGCTGATAAATGAAAAGAATCAGAGGAAAGTCTATGTGTCTAATTCTCAGATTAGTTTAGCAAATGAGATGAATGAATCTACAATATTCATGAATACCAGGGGGAATCAGACGAAATTTAAAAGGTTAAATGACTTGTATTATGAGTATTGCCATTTCAAAGGCCACTAAAAGGACACTTGTTACAAATTACATGGGTATCCACCTGGTTACAAAGAAAAAAATACGGCAGCTATACAAACAAGTAAATGCAGCTATGAATAATAACAGTCATGGTCAAGAGAGTGTCATGAACAAAGGAAAAGCTAAAATGCCTCAAGGAATGTCAAACTTCTTCACTGAGGAACAATATGGTCAGATAATGAGGCTGCTGAATAAAGAAAAGGCAGAGGAGCACAAAACTAATATGGCAGGTAACAATAATTCAAATTTGTTGAAAGACTGTAGGGATCCTTGGATTATAGATATTGGAGCAACAAATCATCTGGGCTTAGATCATAATATGTTGGATGATGTGATAAAATTACCTGAACATAGGAGATGTAATATTAGCCTACCCAATGGTAAGTCTGTTCCTATTACTTATCAAGTCAGCTATAATCTCACAGGATATGATACAATACATGATATGTTATGTGTCCCTAAATTTTAATATAACATAGTGTCAGTCTCAAAGCTGACAAGAGAGTTGCAATATTCTGTAACGATTCGGTCGGTCGTTTTAAGAACTAATGTCCTGATCCTCTATTAACTGTTTTTcctgtgtttgtttctgctatt
Coding sequences within:
- the LOC138880225 gene encoding uncharacterized protein; the encoded protein is MVLALRAKRKLEFIDGSCTKSQFTIDLGEDWERVNTTVLAWIMNIVSSELITRLCMLKMLTRLKSLWDEYGSLIPSLLVTARTGDFIEYLEQQKIFQFLMGLNESYEAIRSQILLQSPSVSVSRAFAMLINEKNQRKVYVSNSQISLANEMNESTIFMNTRGNQTKFKRLNDLYYEYCHFKGH